A window of bacterium genomic DNA:
CCGAAAGCCCGCGCGCCGATGACCGGGTTGCGCGGATGTTCGAGCACGTCGGCCACCGGTCCGAGCACGCGGGTGACGCCCAACTGCGCCAGCCGCGCCCCGGTCTCGCGGCAGACCTCGCGGGTCAGTTCCACATCGTCGAGCGCGCCCAGGGCCCAGGCGGCAGGCGGGCGACCGGCGGCGGCGGCCATCTGCGCCACCGGGCCGCCTTCGTGGTCCACCATCACCTCGAGGCCGGGCACCAGCGCGCGCAGGCGCGCGCACAGCGACTGCGCCTGGGCCGGGTCGGTGACGTTGCGCCCGAACAGGATGACGCCGGCCGGCCGGTACCTGGCCAGCCAGGCCCACTCAGCAGGCGTCGGCTCGGGCCCGGCCAGGCCCACCACCAGGCGCGAGGCCAGCGCGGCTGCCGCGGTCGCTTCCAGATCTTCGTTCATCGCTTCCGCCTCGGGACTTCCTCGAGCGTCGCGCCCGGGTAGTAGTGGGCGAGGATGTCGCGCCAGGAGCGGCCGGCAGCCGCCATGCCCAGCGCCCCGGTCTGGCACAGGCCGATGCCGTGACCGAAACCGCGGCCGCGCACGCCCACTTCGCGCAGCTTGTCGCCGTCGCGCACCAGTTCCAGCTCGAACAGCGCACTGCGCAGGATGGCGGGGCTGCCGCTCGCCGGCGTCAGGACCCAGCGCACACGGTCGCCGCGCACGTGATAGGTACCGGCGTCGGTGACCACGGCCAGTTCGGCCACGCGGCCGCTGGGCGTGCGCCGGCGGATCTCGAGGTCGCGCAGGCTCCCCGGCCTGGCCGCGGCGCCGCCGCGTGCCGGCGTGAACGACGGCGCGCCCCAGCGGCTGCGTCCTTCCTGCGCCATGTAATCCACGTAGTCGGGCAGGGTGCGCTGCAGGATCGCCTCGAGCGCGCGCGGGCTCCAGGTCTCGCGCCAGTGGTAGTAGGTGGAACCGGCGCACCAGGCTTCGCCGCCCGGCGCGGGACCGTCGGTTCGCTTCGCCAGGTACGGGCGGTCGTCCTTCGGCCAGACCTCGCTCACGGCCGTGCTGCTGCCGCCGCAGCAGGCGCTGTAGTAGGCCTCGATCTCGCGCCCGCCGTGCCGCAGCACGAGCGGCGCCGTCGCGGCGATCGCTTCGTTGCAGCGCGCGTCCTCGTCGGCGGCGCCCTTGTACACCTGGTCCATCACCGTGGCGTACACGTCGAAGCCGCGTGCCTTGCGCGAACCCAGGTGCGAGATGGTATAGGTGCGCGCGGCGACCGCCTGCGCACAGAGAGCGTCGAACTTCCCGGCGTCGTGGCGGCCGATCTCCCAAGGCACCACGCCCTTCAGGTAGTCCTCCAGTTCGACGTTGTTGACCAGCGTCACGCCACGCCCGCGCGGCGTGGCGACCACGAGGAACTCGCCGCGGTACGAGCCGCCGGGAGCGCTGACGAGAAAGCCGGGGTCGATGGGCTGCAGCGCCACCGAGCGCACGCTGCCTTCTTCATCGCCGGCCTGCCAGGCCACACGGTCGCCGTCGCGCCGGCAGAGCAACGGCTCGCCGGCGTCCAGCGCCGCCAGCGTGTGCCCGGAGTCGGCGTCGCGCACCCAGGCTGCGCCCTCGGCGCGCAATTCCAGCAGTGCCTTGTCCTCGAGCAGGCCGACACCCAGCAGCAGGAGCGGCTCGGCCGGTTCCAGCCAGGGAATGGCGGGCGCCTCCGGGTGTTCCGGTTCGCCCGGCACGGCCGGAACCGGGTCCGTCGGCAGGGCTTCGACGCCGGGCCGCGGGCGCGGCGAGGTCTCCACCGGCGGCAACCGCTTGGGGCCGGTGCAGCCGGCCTGGGCGAACGCCAGCAGCAACAGAACGGCGGCGAGCGGCCATGTCGGCCACCCGCCGCCGCCAGTCCGGCCGGGGCGTGAGCTCCGTCCCATTCCTATCCTTCCGCGGCAGGCGGCGCCCGCGGGGCGCGCCGCCGCCGGTTCCTCAGCGCATGATCACCAGCCGCTGCACATCGCTGCGGGCGGTTCCCCCGTGCCCTTCGATCTCCACGCGGTACAGGTAGGTCCCGTTCGCCAGTTCGTCGCCGTGCGCATCGCGTCCGTCCCACTCGATGACGGTGTCGTCGCCGTCGGCGCTGAAGCCGATCCGCGCCACGGGGCTGCCGGCCACCGACCACAGGCTGATGCGCCCGGTGCCGGTCGCGCCCGTCTCGACGAGGAAGCGCGTGTCCTCGCCCATCGGGTTCGGGTAGTTCAGCACCCGTCCGATGCCGATCACGCCGCCGTCGTCCGGCGCCGCCTGCAGCACGATCACCGTCTCGTTACCGTCGATGCCCAGCGTCACGCTGTGCCCGCTGGCGCTGCCGGCCTCGTTCGCCGTCGCCGTGAAGCCCAGGCTGAGCCCATGGCCCTTGTCCAGGTTGAACTGCACGCCCGTGAGCGTCAGCGTCCCGCTGGTCAGGGTCAGTTCCATCTCCGGCGTCAGCCATGCAGCCGTGGTGACCGTGGCGCCGAAGCTCACCGGCACGCCCGTCTCGAAGACGAAGGCCTGCGGATCGTGCGCCTGCCCGTCGACGGTCAGCACCGTCGTCTGCGGCATCGCCAGTTCCAGCTCCCAATGCCGGTCGGTCGGCAGCGCGGCGCCGGTATCGTACACGCGCACGGTCAGCGTGTGGTCGTACGGCCGCACGGGCACCGTCAGCGCGTAGTCCACCCGCTGGTGCGTCTGGGCGCCGGCAGGCAGCGTCTCCACGACGATCGCGGACGTCAGGTCGTTGCCGTCGTCGTCGAACACCTCGAGCCGGTCGATGCCGGCCTCGTCGCGCGCCGAGATCGCCAGCGTGCGCTGGTTCGTCGCGTCGAGGGCCGCCAGCTCCACGCTGCCGCTGACCACCTGGTCGGGCTCGCCGTGCAGCGTCGCGGCCACGACGGGCTCGCCGCCGTCGAGGGTCATCAGCGGGTCGCCAAGCAGTTCGTACTGCGCGAGCATCTCGCTGTAGGTACCGCTGGAAAACACGCTCGCTGCCAGGTCTGCCTCGGCCGCCCACAGCAATTCGCCCAGCACCCAGCGGCTGCGGCCGGGAGCACTGGCACCGGGGCCGACCGTGCGCACGGCCGGCGGACGCTGTGTCCAGCGCCGTGAGATATACTCGCCGAAGACGCGATTGTTGATGATGTACTCGTAGCCGCTGCTCGCGTACACCGCCGAGGCCCCGCTCATCGGCCGCAACAGCAGCTTCTCGCCGATGCTCCGTTCCTGCGGCGCCTGCTCGCTCTTGACCGGGTTCTGGGCCCAGTCGCTGATGTGGCAACCCAGCCCGATGAAGAACCACGGGCGGCCCGTGTTCGACAGCAGCGCGGTGTCGACGCGCTGGTTGGGGATGGTCGGCATGTCCTGCATCCAGTACTCGGACGACAGCACGTACTGGTTCGCGTGACCCTGGTAGCTGGCGAACAGCCCGCCCTGGTTCAGCGCCGCCAGCAGGGCCGGCGTGGCCGAGGCGGCCGTGAAGATGCGTACCGTGTTCAGGCCCCGGACGCCCGGGCTATCCGGGTCGTAGGGGAACTGGGGATCCAGCAGCGACTTCAGCGTCACCAGCGATGCTTCCAGCGGCACACCGGTGCCCGTGGCCCACTGGGTCGCCAGAGAATCCCGCTCGCTCTCGAGGAAATCGAGCTCACCGGGCATGTACTCGAGGGACAGGAGCGCCTCGGCGCCGTAGCCGTTCGACCACTCGTCGTCGGCGATGAACAGGCCGCGCCGCCGCCAGTCCTGGCCCGCCTGCGGGCTCTCGACGGTGATGATCTTGTCGATCATCACGTCCAGCTCGGCCACGCTGTTGCAGGGCAGCCGCCCGGCCAGCATGTCGAACGGGGTGGCCTGCGTGCGCGGGAAGTCCTCGACCGGGTAGTTCTGGCCCGACTGCAGCGTCGCGTACCACTTGTCGCTGGCCATCAGCTCCGGTTCATAGGACAGCGCGCGCTGCGTGTGGTAGTGCGTGGGCACCCAGTCGGTGGCCCAGCCGTCGGCCTGCGACAGCACGCGCTTGCCCAGCGCGTTCTCGTTGGCATCGCCGACGATCGCCAGCGCCCAGCTCTCCCAGCGCGTCAGCGCGTGGTTGCAGAATCGCTTCACGGCCCACGGGTCGCGCAGGCCGCCGCTGTACCAGTCGTACAGGTCCTGCACGTCGACCACGTGCACCTTCAGTGTGCCGCCCGAGCGGGCGATGCGGTGCTGCACCCAGCGGTCGAGGGCCGTGCGGAACTGCGCATGCGTGACGACGACCAGGTCCGGGTTGCCGCCGGCCAGCAGCGTCGGGTCGGTCGGATCGTCGGCCAGGCTCGACTTCACGTAGTTGAACTCGACCGCGCCGGCCGAGCCGAAATTGCCCAGCGCATGGAAGACCCGCCGCGTACCCGACTGCGTGGGCATCACCGACAGCTTCCAGGTGGCGCCGTCCTGCACCACGTTGCCCGCCTGCATCGTCACGAAGACCGGCGCGCGCGGGTCGGTGATCTCCAGCAGGCCCACGTCCGCACTGGTGAAGCCGGTCACTTCCATCGGGCGCGCGCCCGCCGTGTCACCGCCGTGGAACCGCAGCTCGCCGCCGACCGCCTGGTAGAGCGCGTCGTAGGCGATCTCGAACCAGTTCAGGTAGGCGAACAGGAAGGGGAAACTCGGTGTTCCCGTACCGCGCGACACGACGACCTTGGTGCTGGCGCCGTTGATCGCCGCCGGTGTCAGCGCGTAGTTCCGCGTGACCTGCGTGGGCACGCTGAGGTTGAACTCCTCCAGCGCGGTCACGTTGGCGGTGTCCGTCACCAGTTCGAAGCGCAGCGGCCGCGAGATGTTGTTGAAGCCGGCCACGGCCACGGTCAGGTTCACGGTCCCGCCGGCCGGGTCCGGCCGCCAGAACGGGCTCAACGCCAGCGATGCTTCCGTGTCGGTGTGCAGGTTCAGGTACATGCGGTCGGTGACCGTCGACGGCAGGTTCTCGCGGAACGCCGCCTGCTCCTCCATGCGGGTCTGGTGCCGGAAATTCGCCAGCGGCTGGCCGCTGGCCGCCGCCAGGCTCGTGGTCGCCATGCGCCGCCAGGCCTCACCAACGGACGGCTGCGCGCAGGCCAGCCAGTAGATGTTCGCCTCGTTGTTCATCTCGAAGGGGTCGCCGCAGCCCGGCACCGTCTCGGGGCCGACGCCGAGGTCGCCCAGCCAGCTGCCGTCTTCACGCAGGCGCAGGCCGTAGAACACGAAGAAGTCGTCGCCGTCGAAGGCGTTGCCCTCGCCCACCATGTGGATGGGCACCTCGACCTCGACGTACGGCGCCCCCGTGCCGGTGTCCGCGCGCCCGAGGTAGCGCCGCTGGTAGAGGCGCACCTGGCTTTCCTGGATGGGCACGTCGGGAATCAGGCCGCGCTGCCTCAACCTGGAATAGGTCACGCGCACGGGGCCGGTCCGCGAGACGGCCAGCCGCGCCTCCGGGCCCAGCAGCGTGGCCTGCGCCGAGGCACGCGGCAACGGCTCCTCGGCCGACTGCGTGGTTGCGGCGCCGAGGTAGGTGCCTTCGGTCGGCAGCTGCGTGAGCAGGTCGCCGTTGAGGAAGGCGCCGGCAAAGTGCGCGTCGTTGGCGCCGTCGCGCAGCATCGCGTTGGCAGCGGGCGCGGCGGACTTGCCCGCGCCCTCGGGCACGAACACGA
This region includes:
- a CDS encoding SpoIID/LytB domain-containing protein, with protein sequence MGRSSRPGRTGGGGWPTWPLAAVLLLLAFAQAGCTGPKRLPPVETSPRPRPGVEALPTDPVPAVPGEPEHPEAPAIPWLEPAEPLLLLGVGLLEDKALLELRAEGAAWVRDADSGHTLAALDAGEPLLCRRDGDRVAWQAGDEEGSVRSVALQPIDPGFLVSAPGGSYRGEFLVVATPRGRGVTLVNNVELEDYLKGVVPWEIGRHDAGKFDALCAQAVAARTYTISHLGSRKARGFDVYATVMDQVYKGAADEDARCNEAIAATAPLVLRHGGREIEAYYSACCGGSSTAVSEVWPKDDRPYLAKRTDGPAPGGEAWCAGSTYYHWRETWSPRALEAILQRTLPDYVDYMAQEGRSRWGAPSFTPARGGAAARPGSLRDLEIRRRTPSGRVAELAVVTDAGTYHVRGDRVRWVLTPASGSPAILRSALFELELVRDGDKLREVGVRGRGFGHGIGLCQTGALGMAAAGRSWRDILAHYYPGATLEEVPRRKR